In uncultured Draconibacterium sp., one genomic interval encodes:
- a CDS encoding sulfatase — translation MKQRILSILLFFVMVASAQEKPNVLFLIADDMNDYGFYETVPQIKMPYLDNFKKSAVVFENANCGSPVCTPSRAAVFSGLFPHNTGAYFNGCDPWNKSEKLKNQETLSEMFKRNGYETFGRGKLYHAKLAPGRIENNFDNRPLYGGGFGPFPDEEHQIKGKFWGIQAFPDSIFPDVKNADAAVDFLNQNHEKPFFLALGLWRPHTPFTCPQRFYDMYNIDDVELPKGYNENDLSDIPEIAKELLDPFGRFNPGNTEEWKELIRAYYACTSFADWSIGRVIDALDKSKYADNTIVVFWSDNGYHCGEKNHWEKNTLWEQAAKTPMAVRVPKARGNGKHCFAPVNSVDLYPTLAELCGLDQKSKTDGKSLKLLLDNVELDWQPALTTFGEGFASVRDKRYRYIRYSDGSEELYDHLCDPFELKNIGEDPELKKVKERLRKYIPKKFTKELTGRRS, via the coding sequence ATGAAACAACGGATATTATCAATATTATTATTCTTTGTGATGGTGGCATCAGCCCAGGAAAAACCTAATGTACTTTTTCTTATTGCGGATGATATGAATGATTACGGTTTTTACGAAACTGTTCCGCAAATTAAGATGCCGTATCTTGATAATTTTAAAAAAAGTGCTGTGGTTTTTGAGAATGCCAATTGTGGATCACCCGTATGCACACCATCGCGAGCTGCTGTTTTTAGTGGATTATTTCCGCACAATACCGGTGCGTATTTTAATGGTTGTGATCCTTGGAACAAATCGGAAAAGCTTAAGAATCAGGAAACGCTTTCTGAAATGTTTAAACGAAATGGCTACGAAACTTTTGGTCGCGGAAAGTTGTATCATGCTAAACTTGCCCCGGGCCGCATCGAAAATAACTTTGATAACAGACCTCTTTATGGCGGAGGTTTTGGCCCTTTCCCGGATGAAGAGCATCAGATTAAAGGTAAATTCTGGGGAATACAGGCATTTCCTGATTCCATTTTTCCTGATGTGAAAAATGCGGATGCTGCCGTTGATTTTCTAAACCAAAATCATGAAAAACCATTTTTTCTGGCTTTAGGTTTGTGGCGACCTCATACACCTTTTACCTGTCCCCAGCGATTTTATGACATGTACAACATTGACGATGTTGAACTTCCAAAGGGGTACAATGAGAACGATCTTTCAGATATTCCGGAAATTGCCAAAGAATTGCTGGATCCATTCGGACGTTTTAATCCCGGAAATACTGAGGAATGGAAAGAACTTATTCGTGCATACTATGCATGTACTTCTTTTGCTGACTGGAGTATTGGCCGCGTTATTGATGCCCTGGATAAAAGTAAATATGCTGATAATACTATTGTTGTATTTTGGTCGGACAATGGATATCATTGCGGCGAGAAAAACCATTGGGAAAAGAATACACTTTGGGAACAGGCAGCAAAAACACCTATGGCAGTTCGTGTCCCAAAAGCAAGAGGAAATGGCAAACATTGTTTTGCCCCGGTTAATTCGGTTGATTTGTATCCAACATTAGCAGAGTTGTGTGGTTTGGATCAAAAAAGTAAAACCGACGGAAAAAGTTTGAAACTTTTGTTGGACAATGTGGAACTCGATTGGCAACCCGCACTTACTACCTTTGGCGAAGGTTTTGCATCGGTGCGCGACAAACGATACCGATACATCAGATATTCTGATGGAAGTGAGGAATTATATGACCATTTGTGTGACCCTTTCGAGCTCAAAAATATTGGAGAAGATCCGGAATTAAAGAAGGTAAAAGAACGGTTAAGAAAGTATATCCCTAAGAAATTTACAAAAGAGTTAACAGGAAGAAGAAGTTAG
- a CDS encoding glycoside hydrolase family 43 protein, with protein sequence MKGILVLLLFLCFSQILWSQQDREWKLGDIPIRDPYILSVEEQETYYLYSATRGEFKGPNGRQGICVYKSSDVSSWEGPFIVFENPEGFWADPDHGIWAPEVHRYNDKYYLFATFTNAKDTIEIRLDGTPVMLRGTQILVADSPMGPFHPLSSEKPITPENWSALDGTLWFEDGNPFMIFCHEWVQINEGTFEMVELQTDLSGFAGKPQTIFKVNDATWVKRMDLLGKKFKGQSIPGFVSDGPFIYRLPSGKIICLTSSFGEKGYSLSYAVSESGKLAGPWFHPEEPLLTGGHGHGMLFKTFDGKLMLSCHYPNTSPSKAVIYEVEELNSGITIVGKYK encoded by the coding sequence ATGAAAGGGATTCTTGTATTATTATTATTTTTGTGCTTCAGCCAGATTTTGTGGAGCCAGCAAGACAGGGAGTGGAAACTTGGTGATATACCTATTCGCGACCCTTATATTCTTTCAGTTGAGGAACAGGAGACTTATTACCTGTACAGTGCTACCCGTGGTGAATTTAAAGGACCCAATGGCAGGCAGGGGATTTGCGTTTATAAGAGCAGTGATGTAAGTAGTTGGGAAGGCCCATTCATTGTTTTTGAAAATCCTGAAGGTTTCTGGGCCGATCCCGATCACGGAATTTGGGCTCCCGAAGTGCATCGATACAACGATAAATACTATCTGTTTGCCACTTTCACCAATGCAAAAGATACAATTGAGATAAGGTTGGATGGAACTCCGGTAATGTTGCGGGGAACACAAATACTTGTAGCCGATAGTCCCATGGGACCTTTTCATCCTCTTAGTTCGGAAAAACCAATCACTCCCGAAAATTGGTCGGCACTGGATGGAACCTTATGGTTTGAGGATGGAAATCCTTTTATGATTTTCTGTCATGAATGGGTTCAGATTAACGAAGGAACATTTGAAATGGTTGAACTTCAAACTGATTTATCCGGATTTGCAGGTAAGCCACAAACAATTTTTAAAGTCAACGACGCAACCTGGGTAAAACGTATGGATTTATTGGGTAAGAAATTCAAAGGACAATCGATCCCCGGTTTTGTATCCGACGGTCCTTTTATATATCGACTTCCTTCCGGAAAGATAATCTGTCTTACCTCCAGCTTTGGCGAAAAAGGGTATTCTCTTTCCTATGCAGTTTCTGAATCAGGAAAACTGGCAGGACCCTGGTTTCATCCTGAAGAACCACTTTTAACCGGTGGACACGGACATGGAATGCTGTTTAAAACATTCGATGGAAAGTTGATGTTGTCCTGTCATTATCCCAATACAAGTCCGTCAAAGGCAGTAATTTATGAGGTTGAAGAATTGAATAGTGGTATAACAATAGTGGGTAAATACAAATGA
- a CDS encoding family 43 glycosylhydrolase, whose amino-acid sequence MKLKLLFIFILGLGVTLTASAQFLVQPDYDAQPIKPVVKGLSHPHVCVAPDGWNYLTGTVGDPKKDFENDGIYLWKSKDLNNWQELGKVFDVSEITWQKRGEPVYGTNHSKRRSGCRGAELHFIKGEYYLVYSTVYQSIGVLKSKTGDAEGPYEDWSKLLPWGYDPSLFEDEDGNVYLTWNGGYIARLSDDLKALDERPKAIIPEIFPSKGWGEYPVLDKVGTAGAHIIKLNGKYCLVASDLQHRMGTWCDDQFLSVSDGDIYGPYHRREFVVPHAAHSSIFKDREGNWWSTFAGNSDDPYAMFTGSTGLIPLVQGTRYRLKPSPKVILEKGVIGSMHPVKSVKDIFMRDPSICVGHDGAYYLVSTLGQPSQPPFGGLKMWRSTDLENWDALGYIWNWDKNATWQTNRKRDEPDRKEMLWAPEIAYINGTYWICFSHSLTPRVTSLIKSSTGLPEGPYIDPVGGPVSDGIDGFLFQDEDGEVYYLWGGGQMVKMKKDMSGFAEEPITILAGGWEKMGYEGCCLIKYKGKYILTASDHSGDHNGTYDLMYAISDNVEGPYSERRFAAGHAGHATLFQGTDNKLYCTVFGSDSHCPVHQQLGIIEVDFDEDFNFIIKDTKVGY is encoded by the coding sequence ATGAAACTTAAACTGCTCTTTATTTTTATTCTTGGTTTAGGAGTAACTTTAACCGCGAGTGCACAATTTCTGGTTCAGCCCGATTACGATGCCCAACCCATAAAACCAGTGGTAAAAGGTTTGTCTCACCCGCATGTTTGTGTTGCACCCGATGGCTGGAATTATTTAACCGGAACCGTTGGCGATCCTAAAAAGGATTTTGAAAACGATGGTATTTACCTTTGGAAATCGAAAGATTTAAATAATTGGCAGGAGTTGGGAAAAGTTTTTGATGTTTCTGAAATTACCTGGCAGAAAAGGGGAGAGCCGGTTTATGGAACGAATCACTCAAAACGCAGATCAGGATGTCGTGGTGCAGAACTACATTTTATAAAAGGTGAATATTACCTGGTTTATTCAACAGTTTACCAATCCATTGGGGTTTTAAAAAGCAAAACAGGAGATGCAGAAGGGCCATACGAAGATTGGTCGAAATTATTACCCTGGGGCTATGATCCTTCGCTTTTTGAAGATGAAGATGGAAATGTTTATCTCACCTGGAACGGGGGGTATATTGCACGTTTATCTGATGATTTGAAAGCACTGGATGAAAGACCGAAAGCTATTATTCCTGAAATCTTTCCGTCAAAAGGTTGGGGCGAATATCCTGTATTGGATAAAGTGGGAACAGCCGGGGCGCATATAATAAAGCTGAATGGTAAATATTGTTTGGTAGCCAGCGATCTGCAACATAGAATGGGAACCTGGTGCGATGATCAGTTCCTCTCTGTTTCTGATGGAGATATCTATGGTCCATACCACCGTCGTGAGTTTGTCGTGCCACATGCGGCACACTCTTCTATTTTTAAAGACAGAGAAGGTAACTGGTGGAGTACCTTTGCGGGTAATTCAGATGATCCTTATGCCATGTTCACAGGCTCAACAGGATTAATTCCTCTGGTGCAAGGAACACGATACCGGTTAAAACCCTCGCCGAAAGTTATTCTGGAGAAAGGAGTAATTGGCAGCATGCATCCTGTAAAATCGGTGAAAGATATTTTTATGCGTGATCCAAGCATTTGTGTCGGACATGACGGTGCTTATTATTTGGTTTCAACATTAGGTCAACCTTCACAACCTCCGTTTGGTGGTTTGAAAATGTGGCGTTCAACCGATCTCGAAAACTGGGATGCCTTGGGTTATATTTGGAACTGGGATAAAAACGCCACCTGGCAAACTAATCGAAAACGCGACGAGCCGGATCGGAAAGAAATGTTATGGGCTCCGGAAATTGCCTACATCAACGGAACTTACTGGATTTGTTTCAGCCACAGTTTGACACCACGAGTAACTTCTTTGATAAAAAGTTCAACCGGCCTGCCTGAAGGACCTTATATTGACCCCGTTGGAGGCCCGGTTAGTGATGGCATCGACGGATTTCTGTTTCAGGATGAAGATGGTGAAGTGTATTATTTATGGGGAGGCGGACAAATGGTAAAAATGAAAAAGGATATGAGTGGATTTGCCGAAGAACCGATAACAATTTTAGCCGGAGGTTGGGAAAAAATGGGATACGAAGGCTGTTGTTTGATTAAATATAAAGGGAAATACATTCTCACGGCTTCTGACCATAGTGGTGATCATAATGGCACTTACGATTTAATGTACGCTATTTCCGATAATGTCGAAGGACCCTATTCTGAGCGTCGTTTTGCAGCGGGACATGCAGGACATGCCACCTTATTTCAGGGAACTGACAATAAGTTGTATTGCACGGTTTTTGGCAGCGATTCGCACTGTCCGGTTCATCAGCAGCTTGGTATTATTGAAGTTGATTTTGATGAGGATTTTAACTTTATCATCAAAGACACAAAGGTCGGATATTAA
- a CDS encoding sugar phosphate isomerase/epimerase family protein produces the protein MSEIKQGVIIGFLGKTQDRFSEYQAPVSTGQKLEFVSKIDGFTGVEMVFPYENEGPAETRALMDKYGLEFAAINVNIKKETEWVPGALSRPDKGIRDRAVSMIKKAKDFAKAVGAPHVTCCPLSDGYDVLFQINYKTAWNYMVETFAEAADYLPEIPLFLEPKYSETRVHCQIDSTAKGVLLLKDIQCKNTGITIDMGHSLQSQENPAQALSLIYENGFDAYIHTNDNDTKADWDLIGSSRHFLHYIEMMFWAQEYGYNKYFTTDASPRIFDVLEFFNRHSEVTSGAYKLAQKLNREQIMEMMRTEDYNGLMKMVNKEIYRI, from the coding sequence ATGTCAGAAATAAAACAAGGAGTTATAATTGGGTTTCTTGGAAAAACGCAGGATCGTTTTTCGGAATACCAGGCACCGGTATCAACCGGGCAGAAATTAGAGTTTGTATCGAAAATTGATGGTTTTACAGGAGTAGAAATGGTTTTTCCTTACGAGAATGAAGGACCGGCAGAAACCAGGGCATTAATGGATAAATACGGTTTGGAGTTTGCCGCAATCAATGTTAATATTAAAAAGGAAACCGAATGGGTCCCCGGTGCACTTTCTCGTCCCGATAAAGGAATCCGCGACCGCGCTGTGTCAATGATCAAAAAGGCAAAAGATTTTGCCAAAGCAGTGGGAGCACCTCATGTTACTTGTTGTCCATTGAGCGACGGTTATGACGTTCTCTTTCAAATAAACTATAAAACCGCCTGGAATTATATGGTTGAAACCTTTGCCGAGGCGGCCGATTATTTGCCGGAAATTCCTCTGTTTCTCGAACCAAAGTATTCAGAAACACGTGTGCACTGTCAGATCGATTCAACCGCAAAAGGAGTGTTGTTGTTAAAAGATATCCAGTGCAAGAATACCGGTATTACCATCGACATGGGACACTCTCTGCAAAGCCAGGAAAATCCTGCTCAGGCGCTTTCCCTTATTTATGAAAATGGTTTTGATGCCTACATTCATACCAACGATAACGATACCAAAGCCGACTGGGATTTGATTGGTTCAAGTCGTCACTTTCTGCATTACATCGAAATGATGTTTTGGGCGCAGGAATACGGTTACAATAAGTATTTTACAACGGATGCATCACCTCGAATATTCGATGTTTTGGAGTTCTTTAACCGGCATTCTGAAGTTACAAGCGGAGCCTATAAACTGGCACAAAAATTAAACCGAGAACAGATTATGGAAATGATGCGCACCGAAGATTACAATGGTTTAATGAAAATGGTAAACAAGGAAATTTACCGGATATAA
- the dhaL gene encoding dihydroxyacetone kinase subunit DhaL, with product MKTFTNKEGALIIEKMILVINENKQYLSDIDGLIGDGDHGINMNKGFQMCKEELDTNPGDLAHAAKTLSKILMMKIGGSMGPLYGKLYRGFAKELTGKEQIGIQEMGAALEGMLSSIQSISPAKPGDKTLMDTLVPAVEAYKKAQAEGKAFDTALDEMKAAAIVGRDSTKDMLAQLGRASRLGERSRGVLDAGATSCCLLLETLADTAKELMK from the coding sequence ATGAAAACATTCACGAATAAAGAGGGCGCCCTGATCATTGAAAAAATGATTTTGGTGATCAATGAGAACAAGCAATACCTCAGCGACATCGATGGCCTTATTGGCGATGGCGACCATGGTATCAACATGAACAAGGGATTTCAGATGTGTAAAGAGGAACTGGATACTAATCCGGGTGATTTGGCACATGCAGCAAAAACCCTGTCAAAAATATTAATGATGAAAATCGGAGGTTCTATGGGGCCGCTTTACGGAAAACTGTATCGCGGTTTTGCCAAAGAACTCACCGGAAAAGAACAAATCGGTATCCAGGAAATGGGTGCAGCTTTGGAGGGGATGTTAAGCTCAATTCAAAGCATATCGCCGGCAAAGCCAGGTGATAAAACATTGATGGATACGCTGGTACCTGCTGTTGAAGCCTACAAAAAAGCTCAGGCAGAGGGAAAAGCATTCGACACGGCACTGGATGAAATGAAAGCAGCAGCCATTGTTGGACGCGATTCAACCAAGGATATGCTTGCTCAACTGGGGCGTGCCAGTCGTTTGGGAGAACGCTCACGTGGTGTGTTGGATGCCGGTGCAACTTCGTGCTGTTTGCTGCTCGAAACACTGGCCGATACTGCAAAAGAATTAATGAAATAG
- a CDS encoding dihydroxyacetone kinase subunit DhaK has protein sequence MQKFINDPSKVVDEMLEAYVNVHSDLVRPTGNDRVIKYKDAPIEGKVGIVTGGGSGHKPAFIGYVGRNMVDAVACGEIFSSPPAQMFYDAIKAADGGRGVAVLYGNYAGDNMNVAMAMDEAEDDDIEVKKVVANDDVPSAPKGQEAKRRGVAGEILMWKVGGAKAAMGASLDEVIAAAQKAIDNTRSMGIGLAPCAIPEVGHPNFKIEEGTMEVGIGHHGEPGIEVCKLESSAKIAQRFCDVILPDLPFNSGDEVVVLISGLGSTPVMEQYIVFNDVEKILAEKGIKIYLSYVGNYFTSLEMAGVTCTLMKLDDELKECMDYECDSVGMRQFQR, from the coding sequence ATGCAAAAGTTTATCAACGACCCGTCAAAAGTAGTGGACGAAATGCTGGAAGCGTATGTGAATGTGCATTCCGATTTGGTTCGACCAACCGGGAACGACCGGGTAATTAAATACAAAGATGCACCCATTGAAGGCAAAGTAGGAATTGTAACCGGAGGAGGATCGGGACACAAACCTGCATTTATTGGTTATGTGGGGCGAAATATGGTTGATGCCGTTGCCTGTGGTGAAATATTTTCGTCGCCTCCTGCACAAATGTTTTACGATGCCATTAAGGCCGCCGATGGTGGTCGGGGAGTTGCCGTTTTATATGGCAATTATGCAGGTGATAACATGAATGTGGCTATGGCTATGGATGAGGCAGAAGACGATGATATTGAGGTTAAAAAAGTAGTAGCCAACGACGATGTACCATCGGCTCCAAAAGGTCAGGAAGCAAAGCGCAGAGGTGTAGCCGGCGAAATTTTGATGTGGAAAGTCGGTGGGGCAAAAGCGGCAATGGGAGCTTCATTGGATGAAGTGATCGCAGCTGCTCAAAAAGCAATTGATAATACCAGAAGCATGGGAATAGGATTAGCACCCTGTGCCATTCCCGAAGTAGGACACCCCAATTTTAAGATCGAAGAAGGGACAATGGAAGTAGGTATTGGGCATCATGGCGAACCGGGTATCGAAGTTTGTAAATTGGAATCTTCAGCAAAAATAGCACAACGTTTTTGCGATGTAATCCTGCCTGATCTTCCTTTTAACAGTGGTGATGAAGTTGTTGTTTTAATATCGGGGTTGGGTTCAACTCCGGTAATGGAGCAGTACATCGTTTTTAACGATGTTGAAAAAATATTGGCAGAAAAGGGAATAAAAATATACCTGTCGTACGTGGGCAACTATTTTACATCGCTTGAGATGGCCGGTGTAACCTGTACTTTAATGAAACTGGATGACGAGCTGAAGGAATGTATGGACTATGAATGCGACTCGGTTGGCATGCGACAGTTCCAACGCTAA
- a CDS encoding RpiB/LacA/LacB family sugar-phosphate isomerase, whose amino-acid sequence MKICIDCDDAAVNLKKVLFEHLKNKGVDITDLNYSEGKENAMYPEIGYNLAKEIQAGNYDRGISICGTGLGMAMIANKVEGVFAGTCHDVFSAERLRKSNDAQVITMGERVIGPELAKTIIDAWLVSEFAGGGSAPKVAQMRELEKLSFHPQNK is encoded by the coding sequence ATGAAAATATGTATCGACTGCGATGATGCAGCAGTAAATCTGAAAAAAGTACTTTTCGAGCATCTAAAAAATAAAGGTGTCGATATCACCGATTTGAATTATTCGGAAGGCAAAGAAAATGCCATGTATCCTGAGATTGGTTATAACCTGGCAAAAGAAATTCAGGCCGGAAATTACGACCGCGGAATCAGCATCTGCGGAACCGGATTGGGTATGGCTATGATTGCCAATAAAGTGGAAGGTGTATTCGCCGGAACGTGCCACGATGTTTTTTCAGCTGAAAGATTGCGTAAAAGCAACGATGCCCAGGTTATTACAATGGGCGAACGGGTGATTGGCCCTGAACTGGCCAAGACCATAATCGATGCATGGCTGGTTTCTGAGTTTGCCGGTGGTGGCTCTGCCCCAAAAGTGGCACAAATGCGCGAATTGGAAAAATTATCATTTCACCCACAAAATAAATAG
- a CDS encoding sugar phosphate isomerase/epimerase — protein sequence MKLALNTLVYEVGNKGPEESLRSAAKYGFKYIEYAGIRKGNPQTMTAEQKREAIRIVKDNDIHSTQMLLVATKDSAHPDPKKRDAVFDYMKTCAEFQMELGGRQLLVCWGGGLYELGTSPEQSWMYMVENVGRFAEWCLDKNLLVGLELDPHVYFICNNTYKLAKAIEDIGLPNMYPNIDVGHLVITREEPAQLEKLKSRMIHVHLSETESFAHTNSILGTGAVPFRQYVDKCIELGIEENCTKLGEPCVAGIEMGSEASGGFVEDPDFWVEESLKFLAKELPHVTR from the coding sequence ATGAAATTAGCATTAAACACCCTCGTTTACGAGGTAGGAAACAAAGGTCCTGAAGAATCATTGCGTTCAGCAGCCAAATACGGGTTTAAGTATATCGAATACGCCGGAATCCGCAAGGGAAATCCGCAAACCATGACGGCTGAGCAAAAACGCGAAGCCATTAGAATAGTAAAAGATAACGACATTCACAGCACCCAAATGTTGCTGGTGGCCACAAAAGACAGCGCACACCCTGATCCAAAAAAACGCGATGCCGTTTTCGATTATATGAAAACCTGTGCCGAGTTTCAGATGGAACTGGGCGGTCGTCAGTTGCTGGTATGCTGGGGCGGTGGATTATACGAGCTTGGCACTTCGCCCGAGCAATCGTGGATGTACATGGTTGAAAACGTAGGCCGGTTTGCAGAATGGTGTCTGGACAAGAATTTATTGGTGGGTCTGGAACTCGATCCTCATGTTTATTTTATCTGTAATAATACCTATAAATTGGCAAAAGCAATTGAAGATATTGGTCTGCCAAATATGTATCCCAATATCGATGTAGGGCACCTAGTTATTACTCGTGAAGAACCCGCGCAGTTGGAAAAACTTAAAAGTCGCATGATTCATGTTCATTTGAGCGAAACAGAAAGTTTTGCCCACACGAACAGTATTTTGGGAACCGGAGCTGTTCCTTTCCGCCAGTACGTTGATAAATGCATTGAACTGGGGATTGAAGAAAACTGTACGAAATTGGGTGAACCTTGTGTCGCCGGTATTGAAATGGGAAGCGAAGCAAGTGGCGGATTTGTTGAAGATCCTGACTTTTGGGTTGAGGAAAGCCTGAAATTCCTGGCGAAAGAATTGCCGCATGTTACGAGGTAA